Proteins encoded together in one Sphingobium sp. MI1205 window:
- a CDS encoding SRPBCC family protein translates to MKETTSFALTITPIRAWTHIVDLPTFALWHPSYRFRGIAAPDADVSLTFSLLKGELPLTAEAKIIAYERAHRLAWQTGFGGIFALREEYAFAGAGAQTQVRHTIAVEGVLSPLGYLARRGLRKTMQAQDAALIRYLTKEVRGNGLSVNRHRRLFRKTQLARKTTQ, encoded by the coding sequence ATGAAGGAAACAACCTCTTTCGCGCTGACCATCACCCCGATCCGGGCTTGGACCCATATCGTGGACCTACCCACGTTCGCGCTGTGGCATCCAAGTTATCGCTTTCGAGGAATCGCCGCGCCGGATGCCGACGTCAGCCTTACTTTCTCCCTGCTCAAGGGAGAGCTGCCGCTGACAGCCGAAGCTAAGATCATTGCCTACGAACGGGCTCACCGGCTCGCCTGGCAGACCGGCTTTGGTGGGATATTTGCCCTTCGCGAGGAATATGCATTCGCCGGAGCCGGCGCGCAGACACAGGTGCGCCATACGATCGCTGTGGAAGGGGTGCTTAGCCCGCTTGGCTATTTGGCGCGGCGCGGCCTGCGCAAAACCATGCAGGCTCAAGATGCGGCATTAATCCGCTATCTCACCAAGGAGGTGCGCGGCAACGGCCTCAGCGTGAATCGCCATCGCCGCCTGTTTCGCAAGACGCAGCTCGCGCGAAAGACGACCCAATGA
- a CDS encoding MerR family transcriptional regulator, giving the protein MQIGELARTTATKVETIRFYEKIGLLPEPGRTSGNYRDYGAAHLARLSFIRRARDLGFTLDQVRELLTLSDDRSRSCSAVDTVARAHLAQIDQKIADLRALRRELDELIGQCSQGAISDCRIIEALGPSAQNGH; this is encoded by the coding sequence ATGCAGATTGGTGAACTGGCCCGAACTACCGCGACGAAGGTCGAGACTATCCGCTTCTATGAAAAAATCGGGCTTCTTCCGGAGCCGGGCCGTACCTCTGGAAATTACCGCGACTATGGAGCGGCGCACCTCGCACGGCTTTCCTTCATTCGAAGGGCCCGCGACCTCGGATTCACGCTGGACCAGGTGCGCGAGCTGCTCACTTTGTCCGACGATCGTAGTCGGTCGTGTAGCGCAGTCGACACGGTTGCCCGGGCCCACCTTGCGCAGATCGACCAAAAGATCGCCGATCTTCGTGCGCTACGCCGGGAGCTCGACGAATTGATCGGCCAATGCAGCCAGGGTGCGATTTCCGATTGCCGGATTATCGAAGCGCTCGGTCCTTCGGCCCAGAACGGGCATTGA
- a CDS encoding cation transporter codes for MACSSCAADKGGPTNSPAWRRALWIALAVNALMFAAELAAGILGGSKALQADALDFLGDAANYAISLGVAGLALGWRARAALVKGATIFGFGLYVLLSALWAVSQGTVPHAEVMGIVGFVALLANGGVALMLYRFRSGDANMRSVWICSRNDAIGNVAVLFAALGVFGTGSAFPDIIVAGIMATLGLWGGAQIIRQASLELRSSKPSIGNSMPTAEQSI; via the coding sequence ATGGCATGTTCCAGCTGCGCAGCTGACAAAGGCGGCCCCACAAACAGCCCCGCCTGGCGGCGCGCGCTGTGGATCGCGCTCGCCGTCAATGCTCTGATGTTCGCAGCAGAACTGGCCGCCGGCATATTGGGGGGCTCCAAGGCGTTGCAGGCAGATGCGCTCGACTTCCTCGGCGATGCCGCGAACTATGCGATCAGCCTTGGCGTGGCCGGGCTCGCGCTTGGCTGGCGAGCCCGTGCCGCGCTGGTCAAAGGCGCGACGATCTTCGGCTTTGGATTGTACGTGTTGCTGAGCGCGCTTTGGGCCGTCTCACAGGGCACCGTGCCTCATGCCGAGGTGATGGGTATCGTCGGTTTCGTTGCTCTTCTGGCCAACGGCGGCGTCGCCCTCATGCTGTATCGCTTCCGCAGCGGAGATGCGAACATGCGCTCGGTCTGGATTTGTTCGCGCAATGATGCCATCGGCAATGTCGCCGTACTGTTCGCGGCGCTAGGCGTTTTTGGTACGGGATCGGCATTTCCCGATATCATCGTCGCAGGGATCATGGCGACCTTGGGATTATGGGGGGGTGCGCAAATCATCCGTCAGGCGAGCCTGGAACTGCGAAGCTCGAAGCCATCAATCGGAAATTCGATGCCAACCGCCGAGCAGTCGATCTGA
- a CDS encoding class I SAM-dependent methyltransferase, translating to MNARAYTPPLGKGKTADYDVAIRLWTREMRWRRAMLNVLAARPRETILDVGCGTGSFAAMLKASEPAARVIGIDPDEEALTIARAKADASALDIAWEQGFASDIDARGADAIVSSLMFHQVPMAEKRAALSAMFAALRPGGRIVIADYGRQNGLMRILFRLTIQRLDGVADTQPNADGLLPELVKAAGFRKVREIERVHTVTGTVGLIVASRPD from the coding sequence GTGAACGCACGTGCGTACACACCGCCGCTGGGAAAGGGCAAAACGGCCGACTACGACGTCGCGATACGGTTGTGGACGCGCGAGATGCGCTGGCGCCGCGCCATGCTGAACGTGCTTGCGGCCCGGCCGCGCGAGACGATCCTCGATGTCGGCTGTGGCACCGGAAGCTTTGCCGCCATGCTCAAAGCTTCCGAGCCGGCCGCGCGCGTTATCGGTATCGATCCCGATGAAGAAGCGCTGACCATCGCACGCGCAAAGGCCGATGCTTCGGCTCTGGATATCGCGTGGGAGCAGGGCTTCGCTAGCGATATTGACGCAAGGGGAGCCGACGCGATCGTTTCGAGCCTGATGTTTCATCAAGTTCCGATGGCGGAGAAGCGTGCCGCCCTGAGCGCGATGTTCGCGGCGCTTCGGCCCGGCGGGCGGATCGTTATCGCCGATTATGGCCGGCAGAATGGGTTGATGCGGATACTGTTCCGACTGACCATTCAGCGGCTCGATGGTGTCGCCGATACGCAGCCCAATGCGGATGGGCTCCTGCCCGAACTGGTCAAGGCTGCGGGCTTCCGCAAAGTGCGCGAAATCGAGCGTGTCCACACCGT
- a CDS encoding heavy metal translocating P-type ATPase — translation MIEKLRLDIPVLLPDVTNAADACVKRLVGSLEGRPGVEQAHVVAPEADAPAMLCIHFDPEVVSLSRIRELAHASGAEIGDRFGHAIWQVDGMTHQRRARTLGDRLRGLPGVLEAEANVSGLVRVEFDRSATSQESILKALRDAGARPTYEKAAKLVSTAPERDYAKDHDHPPGKKHDHDHGHGGLLGPNTELIFALACGAALGIGFALEKLVAGAPDWLPFVLYVAAYAFGGFYTLREAIESLRLKRFEIDTLMLVAAAGAAALGAWAEGALLLFLFSLGHALEHYAMGRAKRAIEALAELAPRTAMVRRPDGATSEVPVENLKLGDIVIVKPDERVAADGFIVKGITAINQAPVTGESMPVDKRPVQDDAAARQNPDSVDAASRVFVGTINGSGLVEIEVTRLSNESTLAKVVKLVSEAETQKSPTQRFTDRFERFFVPAVLVLAFVLLFAWVVVDEPFRDSFYRAMAVLVAASPCALAIATPSAVLSGVARAARGGVLIKGGAPLELLGSLDAIAFDKTGTLTKGEPRIQEIITAPGVTKEDLMAVAVAVESLSDHPLAQAIARDGREHIGDKPIPQADNLKSLTGRGVSALVGQEEVLIGKAEMFGADGIAPLSAEMTAAIERLREGGQTSMVVRRDDKDIGAIGLLDTPREAARTALDELRAIGIKRMIMISGDHQRAADAIARKVGIDEAWGDLMPEDKVDAIKKLRAETKVAMVGDGVNDAPAMATATVGIAMGAAGSDVALETADVALMADDLSHLPFAVGLSRRTRWVIRQNVFVSLGVVAFLVPATIFGLGIGPAVAMHEGSTLLVVFNALRLLAYRDRADAIS, via the coding sequence ATGATCGAAAAACTTCGGCTCGATATTCCTGTCCTCCTCCCCGACGTTACGAACGCAGCCGACGCCTGTGTCAAAAGGCTCGTCGGCTCGTTGGAAGGACGTCCCGGTGTCGAACAGGCCCATGTGGTAGCGCCCGAAGCGGACGCTCCCGCAATGCTCTGCATCCACTTTGATCCCGAAGTGGTGTCGCTCTCGCGCATCCGTGAGCTAGCGCACGCTTCGGGCGCAGAAATTGGTGATCGCTTCGGACATGCGATCTGGCAGGTCGACGGCATGACCCATCAACGCCGCGCTCGCACGCTGGGCGATCGGCTGCGCGGCCTCCCCGGCGTCCTTGAGGCAGAGGCCAATGTGTCGGGTCTGGTGCGGGTGGAGTTCGATCGGTCGGCAACATCGCAAGAGTCGATTTTGAAGGCGCTGCGCGACGCTGGCGCTCGACCGACCTACGAGAAGGCTGCCAAGCTCGTGTCGACCGCGCCAGAGCGCGATTATGCAAAGGATCATGACCATCCTCCGGGGAAAAAGCATGACCATGATCACGGTCATGGCGGTCTGCTCGGGCCGAATACTGAACTGATCTTCGCGCTCGCCTGCGGCGCGGCGCTGGGCATCGGCTTTGCACTCGAAAAGCTGGTCGCCGGCGCACCAGACTGGCTGCCGTTCGTGCTCTACGTTGCCGCCTACGCGTTTGGCGGTTTCTACACGCTGCGCGAGGCGATCGAAAGCCTTCGCCTGAAACGATTCGAGATCGACACGCTGATGCTGGTGGCCGCCGCCGGTGCGGCGGCGCTGGGGGCATGGGCGGAAGGGGCGCTGCTGCTGTTCCTGTTCAGCCTTGGCCATGCGCTCGAACATTATGCCATGGGCCGCGCCAAGCGCGCGATCGAAGCGCTGGCGGAGCTGGCGCCGCGCACCGCGATGGTGCGGCGTCCCGACGGCGCCACGAGCGAGGTTCCAGTCGAGAACCTGAAGCTTGGCGATATTGTCATCGTGAAGCCCGATGAGCGGGTCGCCGCCGACGGCTTCATCGTTAAGGGCATAACCGCGATCAACCAGGCCCCCGTCACCGGCGAGAGCATGCCGGTCGATAAACGCCCCGTACAAGACGATGCGGCCGCCCGCCAAAATCCCGATAGCGTGGACGCGGCAAGCCGCGTTTTCGTCGGCACTATCAATGGCAGCGGGCTTGTTGAAATCGAAGTCACCCGCCTGTCCAACGAAAGCACACTTGCCAAGGTGGTGAAGCTGGTCAGCGAAGCCGAAACTCAGAAATCGCCGACACAACGCTTCACTGACCGTTTCGAGCGCTTCTTCGTGCCGGCGGTGCTGGTGCTCGCCTTTGTGTTGCTGTTCGCTTGGGTAGTGGTGGACGAACCTTTCCGCGACAGCTTCTACCGCGCCATGGCGGTGCTGGTAGCGGCGAGCCCCTGCGCGCTCGCCATCGCGACACCCAGCGCCGTTCTATCGGGGGTCGCACGCGCTGCGCGTGGCGGTGTCCTCATCAAGGGGGGCGCACCGCTCGAACTGCTCGGCTCGCTGGACGCGATCGCGTTTGATAAGACCGGCACGCTCACCAAGGGCGAGCCCCGGATACAAGAGATCATCACCGCCCCAGGGGTGACCAAGGAAGACCTCATGGCGGTCGCCGTAGCTGTCGAGAGCCTGAGCGATCATCCTCTCGCGCAGGCGATCGCGCGCGACGGCCGCGAGCATATTGGCGATAAGCCGATACCGCAGGCCGACAACCTCAAGAGCCTGACAGGTCGCGGCGTTTCGGCTCTCGTCGGCCAGGAGGAAGTCCTGATCGGCAAGGCGGAGATGTTCGGCGCCGACGGCATCGCGCCGCTGTCGGCCGAAATGACGGCCGCGATCGAGAGGCTCCGCGAAGGCGGGCAAACGAGCATGGTCGTGCGCCGCGACGACAAGGACATCGGCGCGATCGGCCTGCTCGACACGCCGCGCGAAGCGGCACGGACAGCGCTCGATGAGCTGCGCGCGATCGGCATCAAGCGAATGATTATGATTTCCGGTGATCACCAGCGCGCAGCCGATGCGATCGCCAGAAAAGTCGGAATTGATGAGGCATGGGGTGATCTTATGCCTGAAGACAAGGTAGACGCGATCAAGAAACTCCGTGCCGAAACCAAGGTCGCCATGGTGGGCGACGGTGTCAACGACGCACCTGCCATGGCGACGGCGACGGTCGGTATCGCCATGGGTGCTGCCGGGTCGGACGTCGCATTGGAAACGGCTGACGTTGCCCTTATGGCGGATGATCTTTCTCATTTGCCTTTCGCTGTCGGGCTCAGCCGGCGCACACGCTGGGTCATCCGTCAAAACGTCTTTGTGAGCCTTGGCGTGGTCGCCTTCCTCGTCCCCGCGACTATCTTCGGACTTGGCATTGGTCCCGCGGTCGCGATGCACGAGGGTTCGACATTGCTCGTCGTGTTCAATGCCCTCCGGCTGCTTGCCTACCGCGACCGCGCAGACGCGATCTCGTAG
- a CDS encoding cation diffusion facilitator family transporter produces the protein MTDFASSITDAERRTLWIVLVLNAAIALAFLIAGVSGDSSALLANGLDNLSDAAVYALSLIALSRGTKWKTRAAGVSGVMLLIFAGGILLDVGRRYLQGSEPIGGTMMAMSAVAAVVNYICLRLLQRLRKPDVNLRAATTFSFNDFISNGGILVAGLLVWWLGSNWPDLLVGFLTAIIAVKGGIEILRDTRKEARQAKEETR, from the coding sequence ATGACTGACTTTGCTTCCTCGATCACGGACGCGGAGCGCCGCACGCTCTGGATTGTGCTGGTCCTCAACGCGGCGATCGCGCTTGCCTTTCTAATCGCCGGCGTCAGCGGCGATTCCAGCGCGCTGCTCGCCAATGGCCTCGACAACCTGTCGGACGCCGCCGTCTATGCGCTGAGCCTGATCGCGCTCAGCCGGGGCACGAAATGGAAGACCCGCGCCGCAGGTGTGTCGGGCGTCATGCTCCTGATCTTCGCCGGCGGCATCCTGCTCGATGTGGGGCGGCGATACCTTCAGGGAAGCGAGCCGATCGGCGGCACCATGATGGCGATGTCGGCGGTCGCGGCAGTCGTGAACTATATCTGCCTCCGGCTGCTGCAACGGCTGCGCAAGCCCGACGTCAATCTGCGCGCGGCGACCACATTCAGCTTCAACGATTTCATCTCGAACGGCGGGATTCTGGTCGCCGGACTACTCGTTTGGTGGCTGGGTTCCAACTGGCCCGATCTGCTGGTTGGCTTCCTCACCGCGATTATCGCCGTGAAGGGCGGCATCGAGATCCTGCGCGACACGCGAAAGGAAGCGCGTCAGGCCAAGGAAGAAACCCGATGA
- a CDS encoding cation diffusion facilitator family transporter, giving the protein MSDCGCEADTARAETDPGYKRALWIVVILNLGFGVCELAGGFVAGSQALKADSLDFIGDGSITLVGLIALSWSAVARTRTALVQGLFLAALGLGVIASALWRIFNAVPPEADLMGGLGIIALIVNVSAALILARFRDQGDATSRAIWLFSRNDALANVAVIGAAALVAWTGQAWPDLLVAGVIALLFLHSAYDIIRDARKELTEHGQRAVQ; this is encoded by the coding sequence ATGAGCGACTGTGGATGCGAAGCCGATACCGCCCGCGCCGAAACGGATCCCGGCTACAAGCGGGCCTTGTGGATTGTCGTAATCCTCAATCTCGGGTTTGGGGTCTGCGAGCTTGCGGGCGGCTTTGTCGCAGGCTCCCAGGCTCTCAAGGCGGACTCGCTGGATTTCATCGGCGATGGATCGATCACCTTGGTGGGCCTCATCGCGCTTTCATGGTCTGCGGTGGCGCGAACTCGAACCGCGCTCGTCCAGGGCCTGTTCCTTGCCGCTCTTGGGCTTGGCGTCATTGCCTCGGCGCTCTGGCGCATCTTCAACGCGGTGCCGCCTGAGGCGGACCTGATGGGGGGCCTTGGTATCATTGCCCTCATAGTCAATGTGTCGGCCGCGCTGATCCTCGCCCGCTTCCGCGATCAGGGTGATGCTACGTCGCGCGCTATCTGGCTGTTCTCACGCAATGACGCTCTGGCCAACGTCGCAGTAATCGGCGCAGCAGCACTGGTTGCCTGGACAGGGCAGGCATGGCCCGACCTGCTGGTCGCTGGGGTCATCGCCTTGCTGTTCCTGCACTCGGCCTATGACATCATCCGTGATGCCCGCAAGGAGCTGACCGAGCACGGTCAGCGAGCTGTGCAGTGA